The DNA window ATTCGTTTTCCACTTGCCAGCTTTTTCGATATAAACTCAATGACCTGTTCTTCTTCTTTTGAAAGTCTGATAGTATATTCTTTCTCATACTTTACAAGAAATTTGTAATACGAACCAAGACTTCCGTTATCAAAAATCCGCAGGACGTCCATCTCTCCATATTTATCAAAATCTTTCAAGGCAGGTATTCGTCCCAACTTATTTTTTAAATTCTTATAATTTTCTTTAATTAATTTAATGTCGCTAAAGTTTGCTGTATCGATCGCAGAAAAAATACGTTTTCTTGAAATCTCATCAAAATGGATGGTGGAAGAACCTGGTATAATTCGTTCTCCTTCCAACACATAACGCCTAATGTTATCCTTGTTATAACTTCGGTCTCCTGACAGCGCAATGGGAATCATAAAATTATTTTTGTAGTTCCCGATAAAATCAAGAATCACTACATATTCTTTTGTATCTGCTTTACGCAATCCTCTCCCCAACTGCTGCACGAATACAATTGGTGATTCTGTCGGTCTTAGCATAATCACCTGATTGATTTCCGGAATATCTACCCCTTCATTAAAGATATCCACTGTAAAAATATAATCTAATTTCCGCTCCCCTTCATCCAAGACAAGTCGTTCTATTGCCTGTTCCCGTTGGTTTTGACCGTCCTCTCCTGTAAGTGATAGAGTTTTATAACCTCTTTCGTTAAATTTCTCACTTAACGCAACTGCTTCTTTTTTGGAGCTACAGAAAACTAAACCCTTGGGGCTTTTTCCGCAATATCCATAATATTTAATCTGACTGATTACATAATTTACCCGTTCATCTGAGGTCAGCCGATTAAAGTCTTTCAATCCTGTTTCTTCATCAACAGGCTCTCCATCAAACTCTAAATCCGTAATTCCAAAATAGTGAAATGGACACAATAAATCTTCCTCCAACGCCTGTTGAAGTCGAATCTCGTAAGCAATATTATGGTCGAAAGCGGCATATACATCAAAATCATCTGTACGCTCTGGAGAGGCCGTCATTCCCAACCAAAACCGCGGCGTAAAATACTTCATAATATTCTGATAACTTGAAGCGCCTGTGCGATGCGCTTCATCTATAATAATCGTATGAAACTCATCTGGACGAAAAGAGTGAAGGATTTCTGACTTCGCCATCATCTGCATTGTCGAAAATAAGTAATCCACCTGAAAATCTTTCGAGTTTCCCGAAAGTAATCCAAACGTTCTAGTATCTCCAAATACCTTTTTATAACTTTTTATCGCTTGCTTTGCAATCTGTTCTCTATGCACCAAAAACAACACTTTTTTCACTCTATTTTCCCGCAAGGCAAATGCAGAAGCATAAGTCTTTCCTGTTCCAGTGGCCGAGATTAAAAGTGCCTTTGATTCTCCTGCCTCTTGAATCTTACGTAAATTAGAAATAAACCCTAACTGCATAGAATTAGGTTCCAAGCGATATTGCTCGATTGAAGGAATCTGTGCACTTTTTGCAATTTTATGTTGTTTTTGAATCACACTATAATTTAGCGAATATTCTTCGATAAAATCCTGATAATCTTCCGCATATTTAGAATCCCATAATCCAGAGAATTCTACCATGAGTTCTTCTGCATATTCTCCTTGATCTGTAGAAACGACTTTTGTGTTCCACTCTCGATTCCTTGTCAATGCATTTAATGTAAGATTAGAGCTCCCCACAATAATGCGATAAACTTCTTCATTTTTGAATATATAACCTTTCGTATGAAAATCTTCCTGGGCCGGTCCTGTCCGAAACATTTTCAAGGTAATATTACTTAACTCTGCCAGTTTTCTTAAGGCCATTGGCTGTGTAAAATTCTGATAATCTGTTGTAAGAATTTTCCCTGGGATATGCCTTCTTTCTAATTCCTTTAAGGTCTGAAGAAGAGGCGTCACTCCTCCCATAGTAATAAATGCGACACTGATAGAGAATTCTTTGCACGCTAACAGCTCATTCTCCAAAGATGAGAGCACTTTACGCCCTTCTCTGTAATTGTTAGAAATAAACTGCGGTCTGTAAGCTAAATTTGATGGATTCCGGCCATCAATAAACGCTGTTGTCAAACCAGAAGTAAGTCTGGAAATTTGAATATTTTCCATAATAAACCTTCTCCTTTACAATTAATACTCTAAATTAGTAATGGGATTATATCCTATGCCTCTTTAAAGACGATCCCTAAACTTCGAGGATTGTTACTCCGAAATCATGAATCGTAAAATGTCTTCATATGTCACCAATGCAACGTTCCCGCTCCTGCTTGCCGCCTCAATACAACCTTTCGTGAATCCGCTCTTTGCAAATAGGTACAACTGTGTATTTTCGTAATGAAACAGCTGACTCCTTTTCACCAATGTTTCCAAAGCTCCTACATCTACTTTCTCATTTGTCCATTTGCACTCGCCAAACAAAGCCGTGTTCTTGTCCTGTTCTCCCATAATATCAATCTCTGCTTGTTTCTTTTCCGTCGGATCAGTTCCCCACCAACGGCCAAGCCCTGTAAATTCAACCGAAGATTTACCCTTTAATAACAATTTCCAAAGATACTGTCTGCAGATCTCCTCAAATACTTTTCCCATATAATCAGACAGACATGGTTCAATTCGATTATATACCAGGTCAGCCGCTCCCCTTGCAATAACCGAACTATTTGCCGGTACAAAACGATACCAAAACCGGAACATATTATCATCAATCGCATAAATAGACTTTCTGGAAGCCTTTTCCCCATAAGGCGTCTCTTTTTGGACAAGTCCAAGTGCAATCAGATTTTTCAGATAAGTGGCACAGACACTGGTATCTTCTCCGACTTTTGTTGATATTTCCGCCATACGGGAAGCACCGTTTGCAATCGCCGTAATAATCGCATTGTATAGTGCCGGTTCACGCACTTCCTGCTTCAACAGATTCTCTGGTTCTTCAAATAATGACGAGGTAGGGTTTAGAAACGTATTTTTTATGTTATCCGAAATACTGAGCTTATCGTTCATTTGTAATAAGTACTGCGGTGTACCGCCTGCAATTCCATAAATCAGCGCTTTCTCTTCATCAGAGAAATTTTTAAAATAGCGGCAGGTATCTGCAAAATCGAAAGGTAATATTTTCATCTGCGCGGTCCGTCTGCCATATAACGGGGCCTTATATGCCAATACATGGTCTTCCATATAAGACATAGAAGATCCGCAAAGTATCAGCATCAATTTAGATGTATCTTTATATTTATCTATCAAAAGCTGCAGCGTAGACGCAAGGCTCTTGGACGTTCTGGCAACATAAGGATACTCGTCGATTACAAGAATCAGACGTTTTTTTTCAGCTAATTGAAACACATATTCCAGCGCCGCCTGAAATGACAAAAATACCGTATCTGCTTGAATTCCCAAGCCACACTCCACAATATTTTTACTGAAGTTTTCCAAATTCTGCTTTGCGTTGCTTTCAATCCCCATAAAATAGATTGCTGTTTTATCACTGATAAACTGATTGATAAGCGCTGTTTTCCCTACACGACGACGGCCATAAATCACAGCAAACTCGAATTTATCTGACATATATAATTTATTCAACACGGACATTTCTCGCTCTCTGCCAATAAACATCTTTCAGCCTCCAATAGATAGTTTCATATTAACTATAATATATCACCGCGTCGCATTTTAGTCAATTACGATTTACCAAATCTAAAATAACGAAATTCCCTGTGCAATCCAATCAAAATCACACAGGGAATTCATAACAGAGCCTTTCTCTATCCTTCTACCTTCTCCTCCCATTCTTATCAAATGTCCGCCTCAGCGCCATCTCCGTTGGAATGATCGATCCCACCAAAGATACCATCTGCACTCCACAGATGATCCCTCCTACCGTTCCTACCACGTCGTCATTTTCCCCTAGCACAAACAGCATTGGGATAACCGAGAACGGCAGTAAGATCAGCCCTGAGATCCGCCAGATCCTTCCGCAGTATTTATGCGCAAATTCCCAGGTATCCTGATTTTTCATGGACATTTTGGTCCGATAGCCAAATACCATATTAATATCACCTGGTATGCTTTTCAAAAAGCATTGGCCGAAACCGATCATCGTGGCCGGAATCAAAAGATCCATGATCAGCATAAAAATCCAAAATCCCATCCCCGTCAATCTTTCCGCCTCCCATCCATATATCGGCCCGCACTTCTATACCGACACCGATCTCTCACCTATCTCTGCTCTGCCAGATCCTTCAATGTCTGTCCTGTGATCCGGTATGTGGTCCATTCATCCATAGGCTCTGCCCCAAGAGAGCGGTAGAAATCAATGCTGGATTTATTCCAGTCCAGACACCACCACTCCAGACGCCCGCAGCCTCTCTCCACAGCGATGGCCGCAAGCTTTTTCAAAATCGCCTTGCCATAACCCTTGCCCCGGAATTGAGGCAGAACGTATAAATCTTCCAGATAGAGTCCCGCTCTTCCAAGGAATGTAGAAAAGTTGTGGAAGAATAGAGCAAACCCTATCTCCTGGCCATCCTCCATGCCAAAGATCACTTCCGCCTTCTGCTTATCGAAAATCCACTCTTCTAACAATTCCTCTGTAGCCACTACTTCCTGTTCCATTTTCTCGTATTTCGCCAGTTCTTTGATAAATTTCAGAATCAGCCCTGTGTCTTTTCGCTCAGCATAGCGGATTGTAAACTCCTGCTCCATTTTTATTCCTCCATTCTATCTCCTGTTTCATCAAATACACTTCTACCGCCTTTGAATATGGATAACCCTGGGTCTTATGAAATTCCAGGTAAGACTTATCCTGTTCATAGATCTCCCCGATCGTTCTTCCCGCGTATTTCCCCTTTGGAAAGCAGATCTGCCCCAGTTCAGCAATCGTCTTCTGCCAGTAGATTTCTTCATACAGACGTTCTTCCCCTTCCAGACATTCCGCATTCAGCCTCTGGAACCACTGGGCGAATTCTGCCCTTGTCATCTTCCACGTCTGCTCCCTGGTAATTCCATTTTCATCCATATCCTGGACTTCGATCACAAGAACTTCGTTTCCTGCCGCAGTGTCCTTTTTGGCGTAATTTATCAGATAAAGCGTTGCCCGGAAATCATTTCTGGCCCGCCACAATGCCAGGAACTTTCTCTTATTCTTATCCCAATACCGATTGGGATGGCTGGTATGGGGCGTTACTTTTTGCTTCTCTTCACACAGCAGATATTCAAAAATAATATAGCCGTACTGCGGATGCTTCTGAAGCCGCTCAAAATTGATGGCCGCAGTCGGCATATCCCCCAGCATCTCCTTGGAAAATTCAAAACCACACTCATCATAATGTCCCAGCTTTTTACTGTCCTTTGCCATCTCTTTTTCCCTTTCTTTAGTCTTTTAACTCGCACCGCATCTCATACCACTGTTCGCCGCCCCAGCTTGATCCCGATATCCCACAATTCTGGAACCCCATTTTTTCGTACATTTTCACCTTTTCTTCCAAACAGGTCAGGATCAAAGTCTTTCTTCCTTTTTTCGCCTCCCGCTGCTGATACTGGAACATCAATTCAGACGCCAGCCCCTGACGGCGGTACTGCGGCAGCACGTCCAAGCCAAGAAGCATGATATTTTCCCCTGTCGGATCATAGAGTTTTGCGTCCTGGAAAAACGCGTCTCTCAGCCGCTCCTCGTTGGTTGCCAGGCCGTTTAAAAATCCGGCGATCCTTCCATTTTCCTTGTCCACTGCCACCAGGAATAACTCCGGCGCTGTGTTTACGCGCTCCTTCATCATCGCCGCGGAACAAGCTTCATTGGGCGGAAAACAGATCCTCTCGATCTCCGCCGCCTGATCCGCCTCATGGGGAAGAATATTTCGGAATTCGCAGCGCTCTTTAAGTTCTTTATTCAACATCTGGTCTTCCAGTTTCTCGTTATACATGACAGTGCCTCCAGTTTTGCTCTTTTCTTTATAGACTTATTTTACACTTCTTTCCAGCAGTTGCAAATTAAAAAATCCAAAAACAGTATTTACAAGAATCCTTTTCTGTTATATAATCTGCCCTTGGATTTTGTGTTCAGAAGGGATTCTATTTATGAAAACAGTTCAGCATGATATGACGGCAGGAAGCCCGATGAAGATTATCCTTAGCTTCACTCTGCCGATCTTTATAGGAAATGTATTTCAACAGTTTTACAATATGGCGGATGCGGTGATCGTAGGGAAATTTGTAGGGACAAAAGCCCTTGCGGCAGTCGGAAGTACGGGGACCATCATGTTCTTGATCTATGGATTTGTCGTGGGGATGACGGCAGGATTTACCGTATTGACCGCACAGAAATTCGGCGCCGGCGATATGCCTGCCATGCGAAGGACTGTTGCTGGCGCCTCCATTCTATCTCTGATCGTGGGATTGATCCTGACCGCGGCGTTCATGCTCCTGATGAAGCCCTGGCTTCATCTGATGAATACGCCCTCCGATATTTTTGCGGATGCTTATGCCTATATTATGATCATCAGCGGCGGTATTCTTGCTCAAATGCTGTATAACCTGCTGGCCAGCATCCTGCGCGCACTGGGCAACAGTAAAGTCCCCTTATATTTTCTGATCCTGTCAGCCCTGCTCAACATCGTGCTGGATCTTGTCTTCATCATCGCGTTTCATATGGGCGCCGCCGGGGCTGCCGTTGCTACCGTTATCTCCCAGGGAGTATCTGGCGCGCTCTGTTTTGTTTACATTGTAAAAAAGGTTCCGGCATTAAAAATGTCAAAAGAAGACTGGCATCCATCGGGGTTCCTCCTAAAAATGCAGATCAAAATCGGCATTCCAATGGCACTGCAGTATTCCATCACCGCCATCGGGACCATGATGGTACAGACTTCCCTGAATATCCTGGGTTCTACCCTTGTAGCCGCGTTTACGGCCGCAGGCAAGATCGAACAGATCGTGACACAGGCATACCTGGCCTTGGGAACAACCATCGCCACATTTGCGGCCCAGAACATGGGCGCCGGCAATATCCGCCGCATCCGGCAGGGATTTAAAGCCTCTACCCTGATCGGGATCATTTACTCTTTTCTTGCGGCCGCCCTTGTTATGACAGTCGGAAAATATATGACCTACCTGTTTGTATCTGAAAATGTGGAACAGATCATGAATTCCGTAGATATCTATCTGAAATGTGTAGGCATGTTCTTTATTCCTCTGGTGATCGTAAATGTCTACCGTAACGGCATCCAGGGACTGGGCTATGGCCTGCTTCCTATGATGGCCGGCGCAGCGGAACTGGTGGGACGAGGCGCCGCCGCGGTGATCGCCGCCGGACAAAAGAGCTATCTGGGCGTATGCCTGGCAAGTCCCGCCGCATGGGTATTGGCAGCAGTGCTTTTGATCGTCATGTATTATTATGTGATAAAAGTGGATCTGAGGAAGATATTTCCGGAGGGGGATGGGGAGATTGCCATCCGTCAGCAGGTCCCTCAAGCATAAGGGATTTACTTTATAGAGCCCGCTCAAGATTAAACCAGTCCTGGTTTTCTGTTGAGGGGGCTTTCTTCATACATAGGAATCTTTCACCGAAGAATCAAGATATGATATAATTATAGGAAAATCCAACGTATCTCATTCTTAGAATCCTTGATAGGGGTGAAACTGATATGCCTATAACAGAAAACGAAATGGTAAAAGAATTGGAACAAAAAATCAAGTCTGGCAGCTGGAATAAAGTTGCCCCGGAAGATGCGATATGCGAGGACCTGGTAGGAATGCGCCTGTATGATGAGCCGCTCTGGGACTTTGGCGACGCTCTTGACCCCTTATTTGAGACCTGGAAGAGACCTGAGGTTATACACCCAGAAGCAATGCTCCCAAGAGACTGGCTTGCTGAAGCCAAAACTGTCATCTCCTATTTTTTCCCATTTACGGAACAGATCAGACACGCCAACGCCGAAGACATGGCCCGCACATCCGATGCGTGGCTTCACGGCCGCATTGAAGGACAGGAAATGATCTCCTCCGTGGGCCGCGAATTGTGCCATATTCTTGAAAAAGCGGGTTATAAGGCTGTTTGTCCCTCTCTGGATCCCCGGTTTCGAATGTTGGCTGACTATACCTCCAACTGGTCTGAACGCCATGCGGCTTATATATGCGGATTAGGGACTTTTGGCCTTTCAAAAGGACTGATCACCAGCAAGGGCATTGCGGGGCGCTTTGGAAGCGTCATTACTTCCTGCGCCTTCCCAATCACAAAACGCCCCTATGAAGGGCTTACCGATTACTGCATTATGTGCGGAAAGTGCCAGCGCAACTGTCCGGCCCATGCAATCGACAAAACCAAAGGCTGCCTGGCTGGGAAAGATCACGCGCTCTGTTCCGCGTATATCAAAGAGAATACCAGACCGCCGCATGGTCCACACAAGAAAGTACGCTATGGCTGTGGGAAATGCCAGGTGGATGTCCCCTGCGCTGCCGGGATCCCAAAGAGGAGAGGGATATCGGGTTCTATACTGGTTTGATCAAATGCTGTTCAAAAAAGTTTCAAACGTATTTGTGGCTCCGCTATGTTCAACGATTTTCCCAGCTATGACTTTATCAATATCAATCCCTGTAATTTTCAGGACTTTTCATCAGCCGCATGTTGACGAATCATTTTCATAGTATAATCAGGATACGTTTTTTCAAAACAATCAGATGCTGCTTCATCCCTTCATAAACAACTTTTGACTGCTTGGTCTATTAAGAAAAGTGGGGCAGAATTACCTGCCCCTATGCTTCTCCTTCTTTTTCTGCTGTTTCAGTTCAAACTTTCGCTCTTTTTCTGCTTCCCGGTTTTCCCGGTTCACAGTCCTGCGCTCCGTTTTTGACTGCTCCTGCTGTAATTTCAAAGCCTGCTGTGATTTTGTGCCGATCCCGTGATTTTGCATCTGTTTGCGCACTTCTCGCTGTACTCGTTTCGGATTACGGCTGGCTTCTTTTACATCAGCTGCCACAGCCGGACTAAATCTCAGACGATCGTAGTGTTTCAGAACAAACCCATATACCTCATAGTCTCTTGGCTCCGCCCCAAAGGTTACCTTACATACAGATAACTTCCCCTCCGATATCCATTCAAAAACGCCTATCCAGAAAGGGTCCTCGAAAAATACTGTCAATCTGCCCGATACTTTGTCCATGACAATTCCTCCTTAAATAATTGTAATGAACAAAGAACGGACGACCCTAAGGAGGGAGGGTTACTTACACCCAAAGGTGCGGCCGGGCTACCTACCGGCTCTGTAAGAGATCGCCTCTTACGTTGCGTTTTTATCTTTGCTCCTTAATTCTATCACATCCACAACTGGTTATCTACAAGAATTATTTGATTATTTTAGGCAGACATAATAGAATACAGATATCTATAATCTAAGGGAGGGGATGATCTATTGAATACCGTATTTCAGAGAACAGAAATCACAGAACCAGCTTTATTCAGCCCATCTGATACAACCAAAAAAATCGATGATTTTCCAGAAATATGTGTTTCCACATTTTCGGAAAATATCATTCAAAAATTTTCTTCTATGAGCAATACTAAAAAGATTGCAGAACTCTATACCGCCAACGGCAGTCTGCCCGTATACAAAACACGATACAAAGATACCGATATTGCTTTTTACATGTCCAGAGTGGGCGCCCCGGCATGTGTTGCGGGCTTTGAAGAAATCATTGCTATGGGCGCAGAAAAGTTTGTGCTGTTCGGCTCCTGCGGTGTCTTGGACGATGAAAAGGTAAAAGACCGCTTCATTATCCCGGTTTCCGCCGTTCGTGATGAAGGTACCAGCTATCACTATACAGCGCCATCGCCGGAGATCGAAGCAGATCTACATTCTATCCAAATTTTAGAAAAAGTCCTGAAAACCTGCGGATACCCTTACATAAAAGGCAAGACATGGACTTCTGATGCCATTTACAGGGAAACACTCCCACTGATCCAGGAGCGCAGGCAGGCGGGCTGTCTTGCAGCAGAAATGGAGTGTGCGGCTATGCTGGCAGCCGCAAAATACCGCCATATTCCATTTATCCAATTCCTATATGGGGCGGATAACCTTAGTTCTGAAACATGGGAGATCCGGGATCTGGCTCTGTATGGACTTACTAATGCGGAAAAATATATGGTTCTTGCTTTTGAGTGCGGTCTTGCTTTGTAATTGCTTTTAAGTCGATGATGCAAAAAGCCCGGAAATGCTGGGGTTATGGCATTTCCGGGGTTCTGTCTGTTGCTCGCATACAAAATCTTATTGCTATACTTCTTTGTATGGGATGTATGGTTCTATCTGGTTTTACATGTATTCCACTGCCTCAGGTCCACAGACTGTACTGAACGATGTTATCAATTTGTTATCATGTTTGTGTTGTCACTCAAAAACTCTTGTAATATCCTGATATCGGTGATCACACGGTAAATCTCTAAATACTCGTTGCTTTCTGCTAATACCATCCATATTTTCTGTTCCTATCGTCGCAGATAAAAGCTGGGGCAAAACCGTCGTACTATTACAAATTTTCATTACTAAATATTCACCACGCTCTCCAACTACATTATTTGCGCTACTACCTTTACACCATCTTAATTCTTTTATAACCATACTATAATACATCTGATTTTTAAGCAATGCACAGAGCTTAGTACTGATGACGATTGTTATAATCGGTATCTACTTAGGCCTTAGGCGTGAATTTTCCATACTTATCGGCTTTCTGGTAATTGTGCTCATTACGATAAGTCTGGTATAAATGCCGGCGGCGCAAAAGATATGCTACTGGAACTGTTCAACCGTATTATCAGTGCTTACCCTTAAAATACACCATTATTTATATTGAGAAAGAGTTCTTATCTTGATAGTATAATACATAAGCGATTATCAAATCTTTATCTTATAAAAGAGGAGAAATTAAAATGGCAGAAATTAAAGCATTGCTAGTAGGAGTAAGTGACTATTCAGCGGTCGTGGTAGATAATTTACCTTTTTTGCATTAATGATATACAAGAGGTATCAAATGCATTAATTACAGGGCTAAATGCTGACAGTTCTAACATTATTATATGCGGTGATACTAAAGGAAAAGTATCTGCAAATGACTTCTTAATCTCTTTACAAAAAGCGGTTTCAATTATAGAGAAGGACGACACTTTTATTTTTTACTTTTCCGGACATGGAGGGAACTCCTCTGTTCAACATAGATTGTTATTAAGCGATGGTTATGCCAATACTCAAAATATAATAGATGAATTAAGCTCAGTCCAAGCTCAAAATAAAATTATAATTTTAGATAGTTGTATGTCTGGAAATTTTTCTATAACGCATACTTCAGATTTTCCAAAATCTATGTCTTTAGAAGATTTTGTTAGTAAAGGATATGTTGTACTTTCATCATGCAACGATAAACAATATTCTTATGGACATCCTCAAAAACCTATGAGTTTATTTACAATATGGAATAAAAACAACCCATCTTATCACCAAAACCCTATTTTTAGATCTGATCTAGGGGGGACCATCTTTTTTTCGGTACAGAATTATGTTCCATATCAGATAAAATCTTTTTATGAAGAAAGTGATAAATACATCATTTATTCAGTGGATCCTATACATAACGGAATTGCAAAAAGATACGTTGTCGAAATCATTTTAAAAGAACTTTTTACGAAATATCCCAAATCAATTATGAAATAGTTGATAAATTAAAATTTTTAGATATATACAAAACTCAAAGATCAGAATATCGCTGGAAAGGGAAGGCTACGAATATTATCTTTTGCTATTTTGGACGAGATGAAGAAGATTTATTAGATGGAAATTATATATGCCATACAACATGGGTGAATAAAACACAAGATAAGGCACATTGGTATAGGCTATATGATAATTGTGAAATGATCAATGATATTCACTTTAAATTCCATCCATATAATAATAGCTTTAAACTGTTACGCTGAAAAATACAGGAACAAAAGAAGAATTATACGTGGAACAAATGAGAATTGTTAAAGGACTAGTTACTTTAAGATAAAAAGTTATTTCTTTATATAATATTAATTATTTTCCAGAAGGGGTTATTACAAATGAAAGAACAAGTATTTATTAAAAAAAATATCTTTACTAGCGTAATGTTTGGAGCTGTTTTTCTTTTTGTTCTTTTTGAAAGTATCTTTTATAGACATAATCTATCAGGAATTGCTTTTCTAATATCCATACCGATTTTTATATTGTCTCTAATAAAAATCATTATTGATATATCAGAAGATATAAATGATAAAATCACCTCATTTTTAAACAATGTTGAAAATTATCCAACATACTATGATGATTTTTCATGGGAATATCTGGAACAAATAAGAGGATGTAATGATACTACTTTTAAAGACACAATTGAAAACATTATATCTGATAAACCCAATTTGAGTCATTTGAAAGATGCTTTATTTAATTACTATCACTCAAGAAAATACAGAAGAACTATACGTTCTTGCAGAAGATTCTTTTTATACATATATTATGCCTTACTTATGATAGTACTTCTACTTCTGTTACTACATGCAGAATTATACCATCTTCTTAGCAATAGTCCGTTCTTTTCATCTATAAATATGGATTTATTTACCTTATGGTCTTTAATAATCCTACTCTTTGAAATAATGATGAAAAATATAGTAGAAGATATTATATCAGTTATTATTCAAAAATTCATCGGAATTAACCTTGAATATTATTAAAATATTGTCATTTGATTGTCACTAGACATAGAAAGAGCCAAGAAAGCTCGTAAATAGGCATTTCTTGGCTCATATATTTTACTCAAACTCTATCGTCCCCGGCGGCTTACTGGTCAGATCATACATGACCCGATTAACCCCCTTGACCTCATTAATGATCCGGCTCATCACCTTATTCAGCACCTCAAACGGGATCTCCGCCGCCTCAGCGGTCATAAAGTCGATGGTCTTCACCGCCCGCAGTGCCACTGCATAGTCATAAGTCCGCTCATCACCCATAACGCCTACGCTTCTCATATTTGTTAAAGCGGCAAAATACTGGTTGATATCCTGATCCAGTCCGGCCTTAGCGATTTCTTCCCGGTAAATCGCGTCCGCATCCTGGACGATCTTTACCTTTTC is part of the Lachnospiraceae bacterium KGMB03038 genome and encodes:
- a CDS encoding MATE family efflux transporter is translated as MKTVQHDMTAGSPMKIILSFTLPIFIGNVFQQFYNMADAVIVGKFVGTKALAAVGSTGTIMFLIYGFVVGMTAGFTVLTAQKFGAGDMPAMRRTVAGASILSLIVGLILTAAFMLLMKPWLHLMNTPSDIFADAYAYIMIISGGILAQMLYNLLASILRALGNSKVPLYFLILSALLNIVLDLVFIIAFHMGAAGAAVATVISQGVSGALCFVYIVKKVPALKMSKEDWHPSGFLLKMQIKIGIPMALQYSITAIGTMMVQTSLNILGSTLVAAFTAAGKIEQIVTQAYLALGTTIATFAAQNMGAGNIRRIRQGFKASTLIGIIYSFLAAALVMTVGKYMTYLFVSENVEQIMNSVDIYLKCVGMFFIPLVIVNVYRNGIQGLGYGLLPMMAGAAELVGRGAAAVIAAGQKSYLGVCLASPAAWVLAAVLLIVMYYYVIKVDLRKIFPEGDGEIAIRQQVPQA
- a CDS encoding GNAT family N-acetyltransferase is translated as MEQEFTIRYAERKDTGLILKFIKELAKYEKMEQEVVATEELLEEWIFDKQKAEVIFGMEDGQEIGFALFFHNFSTFLGRAGLYLEDLYVLPQFRGKGYGKAILKKLAAIAVERGCGRLEWWCLDWNKSSIDFYRSLGAEPMDEWTTYRITGQTLKDLAEQR
- a CDS encoding GNAT family N-acetyltransferase, translating into MYNEKLEDQMLNKELKERCEFRNILPHEADQAAEIERICFPPNEACSAAMMKERVNTAPELFLVAVDKENGRIAGFLNGLATNEERLRDAFFQDAKLYDPTGENIMLLGLDVLPQYRRQGLASELMFQYQQREAKKGRKTLILTCLEEKVKMYEKMGFQNCGISGSSWGGEQWYEMRCELKD
- a CDS encoding DUF3427 domain-containing protein, with the protein product MENIQISRLTSGLTTAFIDGRNPSNLAYRPQFISNNYREGRKVLSSLENELLACKEFSISVAFITMGGVTPLLQTLKELERRHIPGKILTTDYQNFTQPMALRKLAELSNITLKMFRTGPAQEDFHTKGYIFKNEEVYRIIVGSSNLTLNALTRNREWNTKVVSTDQGEYAEELMVEFSGLWDSKYAEDYQDFIEEYSLNYSVIQKQHKIAKSAQIPSIEQYRLEPNSMQLGFISNLRKIQEAGESKALLISATGTGKTYASAFALRENRVKKVLFLVHREQIAKQAIKSYKKVFGDTRTFGLLSGNSKDFQVDYLFSTMQMMAKSEILHSFRPDEFHTIIIDEAHRTGASSYQNIMKYFTPRFWLGMTASPERTDDFDVYAAFDHNIAYEIRLQQALEEDLLCPFHYFGITDLEFDGEPVDEETGLKDFNRLTSDERVNYVISQIKYYGYCGKSPKGLVFCSSKKEAVALSEKFNERGYKTLSLTGEDGQNQREQAIERLVLDEGERKLDYIFTVDIFNEGVDIPEINQVIMLRPTESPIVFVQQLGRGLRKADTKEYVVILDFIGNYKNNFMIPIALSGDRSYNKDNIRRYVLEGERIIPGSSTIHFDEISRKRIFSAIDTANFSDIKLIKENYKNLKNKLGRIPALKDFDKYGEMDVLRIFDNGSLGSYYKFLVKYEKEYTIRLSKEEEQVIEFISKKLASGKRIHELALLERILRYRSSFFGLWKKDLLENYGIGLQEKSIKNVVNVMTNEFPSGSGKKTYANCIFLKKGTDGDYEIADGFGKMLQNPQFTAILKELIEFGISRYKVNYSYRYQDTNFVLYQKYTYEDICRLLNWEHNEVPLNIGGYKYDRKTKTFPVFINYDKAENIQDTIKYEDHFESPSRLIAISKQSRTIASEDVQNFLHAKERGIDVELFVRKNKDDKISKEFYYLGKMYATGEAKEFVMANTDKTAVEIVWELETSVREDIYEYIVNN
- a CDS encoding SdpI family protein — its product is MGFWIFMLIMDLLIPATMIGFGQCFLKSIPGDINMVFGYRTKMSMKNQDTWEFAHKYCGRIWRISGLILLPFSVIPMLFVLGENDDVVGTVGGIICGVQMVSLVGSIIPTEMALRRTFDKNGRRR
- a CDS encoding ATP-binding protein, with translation MFIGREREMSVLNKLYMSDKFEFAVIYGRRRVGKTALINQFISDKTAIYFMGIESNAKQNLENFSKNIVECGLGIQADTVFLSFQAALEYVFQLAEKKRLILVIDEYPYVARTSKSLASTLQLLIDKYKDTSKLMLILCGSSMSYMEDHVLAYKAPLYGRRTAQMKILPFDFADTCRYFKNFSDEEKALIYGIAGGTPQYLLQMNDKLSISDNIKNTFLNPTSSLFEEPENLLKQEVREPALYNAIITAIANGASRMAEISTKVGEDTSVCATYLKNLIALGLVQKETPYGEKASRKSIYAIDDNMFRFWYRFVPANSSVIARGAADLVYNRIEPCLSDYMGKVFEEICRQYLWKLLLKGKSSVEFTGLGRWWGTDPTEKKQAEIDIMGEQDKNTALFGECKWTNEKVDVGALETLVKRSQLFHYENTQLYLFAKSGFTKGCIEAASRSGNVALVTYEDILRFMISE